Proteins co-encoded in one Hymenobacter swuensis DY53 genomic window:
- a CDS encoding undecaprenyl-phosphate glucose phosphotransferase: MERYRHYTDTSRIILPLADVLLIFGAFRLAGFQQLGDWHFGGYYPFFYVIFALLWWILSGQFANIYRTDRLITYPEKLLYLIRTFVLHAGVVLLTILLLELYWPPARYLFAVYAFSVTAVVAGRFLMTFLYRTYHRHLARPHSRFVILGSGPSGQELYRFLESHDPIANQFMGFFTDTPHTLPAELRPLVRGRLAELKNYCLHEQVDEIYFAMPLDRRQLIEDLSRFADDHFLSFRIVPDFRGTVRKDVNVYFYDHLPILTIRHEPLGIRANLAVKRVFDIIFSLAVILLIFPVVLTVLAALIKLDSPGPVFFRQMRPGKRNQLFPCFKLRTMRINHGQNELQATKGDARITRVGQYLRKYNLDELPQFFNVLLGHMSVVGPRPNMISQLEEYSKHIRTYQMRHAVTPGITGYAQVNGFRGETREAGTMEKRVEYDLKYVENWSFGLDMKIIFLTVWNMVRGEKNAY, from the coding sequence ATGGAACGTTACCGGCACTACACTGATACTTCCCGCATCATTCTGCCGCTGGCCGATGTGCTGCTCATTTTCGGGGCTTTCCGGCTGGCCGGCTTCCAACAGCTGGGTGACTGGCATTTTGGGGGCTACTATCCCTTTTTCTACGTCATTTTTGCGCTGCTCTGGTGGATTCTCTCGGGGCAGTTCGCCAATATCTACCGTACTGACCGGCTGATTACCTACCCCGAAAAGCTGCTTTACCTCATACGCACCTTCGTGCTGCATGCCGGAGTGGTACTGCTTACCATTCTGCTGCTGGAGCTTTACTGGCCGCCTGCCCGGTATCTGTTTGCTGTGTACGCCTTCTCGGTGACGGCCGTGGTGGCGGGGCGGTTCCTGATGACGTTTCTGTACCGCACTTACCACCGTCATCTGGCCCGGCCCCACAGCCGTTTCGTGATTCTGGGCAGTGGCCCCAGCGGTCAGGAGCTGTACCGCTTTCTGGAGTCGCACGACCCGATTGCCAACCAGTTTATGGGTTTCTTCACCGATACGCCCCACACGCTGCCCGCCGAGCTGCGCCCGTTGGTCCGCGGCCGTCTGGCCGAGCTAAAGAACTATTGCCTGCACGAGCAGGTGGATGAAATCTACTTCGCCATGCCCCTCGACCGGCGGCAGCTCATCGAAGACCTGTCCCGCTTCGCCGACGACCATTTCCTTTCCTTTCGTATCGTACCTGATTTTCGCGGTACCGTCCGCAAAGACGTGAACGTTTACTTCTACGACCATCTGCCTATTCTCACCATCCGGCATGAGCCGCTGGGTATCCGGGCCAACCTGGCTGTAAAGCGGGTGTTTGATATCATCTTTTCCCTGGCGGTTATTCTTCTGATTTTTCCGGTGGTCCTCACGGTGCTGGCCGCCCTGATCAAGCTGGATTCGCCGGGCCCGGTATTCTTCCGGCAGATGCGCCCCGGCAAGCGTAACCAGCTGTTCCCATGCTTCAAACTGCGTACCATGCGCATCAACCACGGCCAGAACGAGCTGCAGGCCACCAAAGGCGACGCCCGCATCACCCGCGTGGGGCAGTACCTGCGCAAGTACAACCTTGATGAACTTCCCCAGTTCTTTAACGTGCTATTGGGCCACATGTCCGTAGTAGGCCCCCGGCCCAATATGATTTCGCAACTGGAAGAATACAGCAAGCACATCCGCACCTACCAGATGCGCCATGCTGTGACGCCCGGCATTACGGGCTACGCGCAGGTGAACGGCTTCCGGGGCGAAACCCGGGAGGCCGGCACCATGGAAAAGCGGGTAGAATATGACCTGAAGTACGTGGAGAACTGGTCGTTTGGGCTGGATATGAAAATCATCTTCCTCACCGTCTGGAATATGGTACGCGGCGAGAAAAACGCCTATTAG
- a CDS encoding Fur family transcriptional regulator, producing the protein MASPDRISQTLTHHKLRHTPVRRAVLQVLSSSPFALSGHEVEQQISSEVDRITLYRTLKTFEESGLIHRVIDTSDTVRYAACSIECSVQAHFDNHVHFKCTNCQHIYCLNQVAIPAVALPPGFEADTRDYLLAGVCRECKE; encoded by the coding sequence ATGGCAAGCCCCGACCGTATTTCCCAGACACTTACCCACCACAAACTGCGCCACACGCCGGTGCGGCGGGCAGTATTACAGGTGCTGTCCAGCTCTCCGTTTGCGCTTTCGGGCCATGAAGTAGAACAGCAGATTAGCAGTGAGGTGGATCGGATTACCCTCTACCGCACCTTAAAAACCTTTGAGGAAAGCGGCCTGATTCACCGCGTTATTGATACCAGCGATACGGTACGCTATGCGGCCTGCTCCATTGAGTGTAGTGTGCAGGCCCACTTTGATAACCACGTACACTTTAAGTGCACTAACTGCCAGCATATTTACTGCCTTAACCAGGTAGCCATTCCGGCTGTGGCACTGCCCCCTGGTTTCGAGGCTGATACGCGCGACTACCTGTTGGCGGGCGTGTGCCGGGAGTGCAAGGAGTAG
- a CDS encoding glycoside hydrolase family 32 protein yields the protein MKKSFLLALALAFGTQLAPAQTQPAKLVPPATPQYRPSYHFTPAAHWMNDPNGMVYVNGTYHLFFQHYPEGMEWGPMHWGHATSRDLVSWQEQAIALFPDKLGMIFSGSAVLDANNTAGFGKNALVAIFTYHNPDEEKKNTNKHQYQGLAYSLDEGKTWTKYTANPVLPNPGIQDFRDPKVSWNPVAKQWVMTLATKDRITFYGSPNLKTWTKLSEFGEKLGAHGGVWECPDLFPLTLGGKTYWVLLVSINPGGPNGGSATQYFVGQFDGKTFTPTTTTKKWIDWGKDNYAGVTWANTGVRKIFLGWMSNWEYANQVPTSPWRSAMTAPRDLALRQVGPEIYLTSTLAPELAKLAQPAQKLTNLTVKNELSLAGKLQNPGPQFQLKMSTQQLQEFQLVLGNAQGEELVIGFDKAKNEYYIDRSKVGDNSFSPKFAGRALGPRLATGPAADLTLLFDAASVEVFADGGLTTLTDIFFPRQPLTTLHLRAPAGLTVETLTCARLKGK from the coding sequence ATGAAAAAATCCTTCCTGCTCGCGCTGGCACTGGCCTTCGGAACCCAACTGGCCCCGGCGCAAACCCAGCCGGCCAAGCTGGTGCCGCCCGCTACGCCCCAGTACCGCCCCAGCTACCATTTCACGCCCGCTGCTCACTGGATGAACGACCCCAACGGCATGGTGTATGTGAACGGTACTTACCACCTGTTTTTCCAGCACTACCCCGAAGGTATGGAGTGGGGCCCGATGCACTGGGGCCACGCCACCAGCCGCGACCTAGTGAGCTGGCAGGAGCAGGCCATTGCCCTGTTTCCGGATAAGCTGGGCATGATTTTCTCCGGCTCGGCCGTGCTGGATGCCAACAACACCGCCGGCTTCGGTAAAAATGCCCTGGTGGCCATCTTCACCTACCACAACCCCGACGAGGAGAAGAAAAATACCAACAAGCACCAGTACCAGGGCCTGGCGTACAGCCTCGACGAGGGCAAAACCTGGACGAAATATACCGCCAACCCCGTACTGCCCAACCCCGGCATCCAAGACTTTCGCGACCCAAAAGTAAGCTGGAACCCAGTGGCTAAGCAATGGGTAATGACGCTGGCCACCAAGGACCGTATTACGTTTTACGGCTCGCCCAACCTGAAAACCTGGACCAAGCTCAGCGAGTTTGGTGAGAAGCTGGGTGCCCACGGCGGCGTATGGGAATGCCCCGATTTATTCCCGCTCACGCTGGGCGGCAAAACTTACTGGGTGTTGCTGGTGAGCATCAACCCCGGCGGCCCCAACGGTGGCTCGGCCACGCAGTATTTCGTGGGGCAGTTTGATGGCAAAACCTTCACGCCCACCACTACCACCAAGAAATGGATAGACTGGGGCAAGGACAACTATGCCGGCGTAACCTGGGCTAATACCGGTGTCCGCAAAATCTTCCTGGGCTGGATGAGCAACTGGGAGTATGCCAACCAAGTGCCCACCTCGCCCTGGCGCAGTGCCATGACGGCCCCGCGCGACCTGGCCCTGCGGCAGGTAGGCCCGGAAATCTACCTGACCTCTACGCTGGCTCCGGAACTAGCCAAGCTGGCCCAGCCTGCCCAAAAGCTCACTAACCTCACGGTGAAAAACGAGCTGAGTCTGGCTGGCAAGCTACAGAATCCCGGCCCGCAGTTTCAGCTGAAGATGAGTACCCAACAGCTCCAGGAATTCCAGCTGGTATTGGGTAACGCCCAGGGAGAGGAGCTGGTAATCGGCTTCGATAAGGCTAAAAACGAGTATTATATCGACCGGAGCAAAGTAGGCGACAACAGCTTCAGCCCGAAGTTTGCCGGCCGGGCTCTTGGACCACGCCTGGCTACCGGGCCCGCCGCCGACCTCACGCTGCTCTTCGATGCGGCCTCGGTGGAAGTGTTTGCCGATGGCGGCCTGACTACCCTCACGGACATCTTCTTTCCCCGGCAGCCCCTGACCACGCTCCACCTGCGCGCCCCTGCCGGCCTCACAGTGGAAACGCTTACGTGTGCCCGTCTGAAAGGCAAATAA
- a CDS encoding carbohydrate kinase family protein, with amino-acid sequence MSKTIVCFGEILWDVLPTGKQPGGAPFNVAVHLHQLGLPVELISRVGDDELGQELTAFVASKGLSADFVQQGKTHLTGVVKANVDDANEVTYKIVQPVAWDYIQYEPALEQLVAQADVFVFGSLAARQAGTRETLYRLLEHARFKVFDVNMRPPHYTKEVVKYLLEKADLVKMNHHELAEIMAWFTPETNREAAMQWLAERFELAAVCVTCGAEGALLWTNGRLYRAPGVPVSVRDTIGSGDAFLAALLKGWQAGQEPGEALRFACATGALVATHQGATPAFTEADVRQLLAVQAV; translated from the coding sequence ATGTCTAAGACAATAGTCTGCTTTGGCGAAATTCTCTGGGACGTGCTGCCCACCGGCAAGCAGCCCGGCGGCGCGCCCTTCAACGTGGCCGTACACCTGCACCAGCTGGGCCTGCCCGTGGAGCTCATCAGTCGCGTGGGCGACGACGAGCTGGGCCAGGAGTTGACGGCTTTCGTGGCTTCCAAGGGCCTTAGTGCCGACTTCGTGCAGCAGGGCAAAACTCACCTCACCGGCGTGGTGAAAGCCAACGTGGACGATGCCAACGAGGTGACCTACAAAATTGTGCAGCCTGTGGCCTGGGACTACATCCAGTACGAGCCGGCCCTGGAGCAGCTGGTGGCCCAGGCCGACGTGTTTGTGTTTGGCTCTTTGGCCGCTCGCCAGGCCGGCACCCGCGAAACGTTGTATCGGTTGCTGGAACACGCCCGCTTCAAGGTGTTCGACGTGAACATGCGCCCCCCGCACTACACGAAAGAGGTGGTGAAATACCTGCTCGAAAAGGCCGATTTAGTCAAGATGAACCACCACGAGCTGGCCGAAATCATGGCCTGGTTTACGCCCGAAACCAACCGGGAGGCCGCCATGCAGTGGTTGGCCGAACGGTTCGAGCTGGCCGCCGTGTGCGTCACCTGCGGGGCTGAGGGTGCTTTGCTCTGGACCAACGGCCGCCTTTATCGCGCCCCCGGCGTGCCGGTATCAGTGCGCGACACCATCGGCAGCGGCGACGCGTTTCTGGCGGCGCTGCTCAAAGGTTGGCAGGCGGGCCAGGAGCCCGGCGAGGCCCTGCGGTTCGCCTGCGCCACCGGGGCGTTGGTGGCCACCCACCAGGGTGCCACGCCAGCCTTCACGGAAGCCGATGTGCGGCAGTTGCTGGCCGTCCAGGCGGTGTAA